Proteins co-encoded in one Aspergillus fumigatus Af293 chromosome 6, whole genome shotgun sequence genomic window:
- a CDS encoding lipase family protein, protein MSRLLGFRSFFGKRVEAEGDIEEALGPDGASHVSATSGPTLLPRPVASALSILTQSTSLSLKLGSFFGGIAIEGARVTTLTGLELSRAVIEGILTRAGRDVALRSSGERGKVEAESLLERSLAALHTTVTSASFFAAATFHFSSTTLSSAAHVSQALLSTLDAILGSTESSRAIAAIITLIRREFRSPSAEIGTDNIGVGDLLVGTVGFAMLQRWGRKSTERHMRLNGGYETVWDVVILDNGARADVIGTHPIEPAEYSRSALGSATRRSSFISPGNEEERFDAVQRPSSVVEHAEVPEMVLPASDQQVSDEDVRLHIMKQLPHGCRASIRSDVVTTRTITVDIYDDDNAELAAPPGMMMIEERFHNDRPDENSGLLSTMNQLPKHTVVFRTAFNKTQNADVRPSLRPEAFDSRELENPIATKSLPALPSTLLDTTTPTDNKNEADSQARISDSRGLSGEQPSTTEHMESLEYDKPRSRAAPESSSEGFSSAGAARDTRSGGGAKKSREVSSSCPVNELSTGSKGTFGKASLTRLAQKVKPANVERDETGKRIAQRSTLDKAQKFSKNGTQRNKMQKGPLVDKRSAHHDMSTTPTAAESATKMTGSHTNRTLLPVANRGVPRSAIHDPRLRISPSQTRQVQTPSRSQRDAQPDYFTVHEVNQETFITKSDSFSLRSAGTRANSPAATRTHVRSSSSLSLTRSETDMALSLSADGRPTSSGWQQRTTSFAPSIYSLATAGSETSLILAHRARMSAYDDIDTIRSLTRDGRIPGIFPEQHFVQNIRRFCRFSSASYGSNALKVMGVTRQTQAIPHLESDNQEHSDFSVHTGLPASTILLSSFVDPAGGTNAAGETDSGFPLVHYVCLDHASKAVVLTLRGTWGFEDVLTDMTCDYDDLVWQGRSWKVHKGMHASAKRLLMGGGGRVMITIRTALEEFPDYGVVLCGHSLGGGVAALLATMISVPNSEQFGTSFVTATPQSAARRMLLGNNDDEDEESRLPFYLPTGRPIHVYAYGPPSAMSPFLRRATRGLITTIVNGQDVVPSLSLGILHDMHAVSVAFKSDTSGTKSHVRYRVWEGLRQSIVNKFYVNETPMLLHAGDGLGEDAWAWKTLKALREEMCAPKLLPPGEVFVVETMRVLQRNAFTSDFGGDGYPMLGRPATRVQLKFIRDVESLFGELRFGSGMFSDHNPARYEASLAALAQGILDD, encoded by the exons ATGTCGCGTCTGCTCGGATTTAGGTCATTTTTTGGCAAGCGCGTTGAAGCCGAAGGCGATATCGAGGAGGCTCTGGGTCCTGATGGCGCAAGTCATGTGTCAGCTACTTCAGGGCCTACTCTACTGCCACGACCAGTTGCATCTGCTTTGTCAATCTTGACTCAATCGACCTCGTTGTCTTTGAAGTTGGGAAGTTTCTTCGGCGGCATTGCTATTGAAGGAGCGCGAGTCACGACGCTGACCGGATTGGAGCTCAGTAGAGCAGTCATTGAGGGGATTCTTACAAGAGCTGGGCGAGATGTTGCTCTTCGAAGCAGTGGAGAGCGTGGGAAAGTGGAGGCGGAATCGCTACTCGAACGGAGT TTGGCCGCCCTGCACACAACAGTCACCTCCGCCTCGTTCTTTGCAGCCGCAACATTTCATTTTTCATCGACAACGCTCTCATCCGCTGCACATGTGTCTCAGGCCCTTTTGTCTACTCTTGACGCAATACTCGGCTCGACCGAATCGTCAAGAGCTATTGCAGCTATCATAACGCTTATTCGACGGGAGTTTAGAAGTCCCAGTGCCGAAATCGGTACGGACAATATCGGTGTCGGCGACCTTCTCGTTGGAACCGTCGGCTTTGCGATGCTCCAAAGATGGGGGCGAAAAAGCACTGAGAGGCATATGCGCCTCAACGGTGGTTATGAGACTGTTTGGGATGTTGTGATTTTAGACAATGGCGCAAGGGCCGACGTCATTGGCACTCATCCGATCGAGCCTGCCGAATATTCTCGGAGTGCATTAGGGTCTGCGACTAGACGATCGTCTTTCATATCGCCCGGTAATGAGGAGGAACGGTTCGATGCGGTGCAGCGGCCGTCGAGTGTGGTTGAACATGCTGAAGTGCCGGAAATGGTGCTTCCAGCTAGCGATCAACAAGTCTCTGATGAAGACGTTCGCCTACACATAATGAAGCAACTTCCACATGGTTGTCGTGCATCAATCAGATCCGATGTGGTCACCACGCGGACCATAACAGTCGATATttatgatgatgacaatgctGAGCTTGCCGCTCCTCCcggaatgatgatgattgaggAAAGATTTCACAATGACAGACCGGATGAAAACAGTGGTCTTCTTTCTACTATGAACCAGCTACCCAAGCACACGGTCGTCTTCAGGACTGCTTTCAATAAGACACAAAATGCGGATGTCAGGCCGTCTCTCAGGCCTGAGGCCTTCGATTCGCGAGAACTTGAGAATCCAATAGCTACGAAAAGTCTCCCTGCGTTACCATCTACCTTGCTTGATACAACGACGCCAACGGATAACAAAAATGAAGCAGATTCCCAGGCGCGAATAAGCGACAGCAGAGGGCTGTCCGGTGAGCAGCCCTCAACGACGGAGCATATGGAGAGTCTTGAATATGACAAGCCTCGTAGTCGCGCCGCACCGGAATCGAGTTCAGAAGGCTTCTCTTCGGCAGGAGCAGCACGGGATACCAGGTCGGGTGGCGGTGCGAAAAAGTCTCGTGAAGTTTCCAGCAGTTGCCCTGTGAACGAACTAAGCACAGGGTCTAAAGGGACCTTCGGGAAAGCATCGCTAACAAGATTGGCGCAGAAGGTAAAACCAGCTAATGTAGAGAGAGACGAGACTGGAAAACGGATAGCACAACGATCCACTCTCGATAAGGCCCAGAAATTTTCGAAAAATGGGACCCAGCGAAACAAGATGCAGAAAGGGCCCCTTGTCGACAAGAGATCAGCCCACCATGACATGTCGACAACGCCAACTGCCGCGGAAAGTGCAACCAAGATGACTGGATCCCACACGAACAGAACATTGTTGCCGGTCGCAAACAGAGGCGTACCGAGATCAGCCATACATGACCCACGGCTGCGAATTTCTCCCAGCCAGACACGTCAAGTACAAACGCCAAGCAGGTCCCAAAGAGATGCACAGCCTGATTATTTCACCGTCCATGAAGTGAACCAGGAGACTTTCATCACCAAATCAGACTCTTTCTCCCTCCGATCCGCAGGTACACGAGCAAACTCACCAGCCGCTACAAGAACCCATGTGCGCAGTAGCAGCTCCTTGTCATTGACGCGATCAGAGACAGACATGGCTTTGTCCCTGAGTGCAGATGGCCGCCCAACGTCGTCGGGTTGGCAGCAGAGGACTACCTCGTTCGCACCAAGTATATATTCCTTAGCAACAGCGGGCTCGGAAACGTCACTCATACTTGCTCATCGTGCACGAATGAGCGCATACGACGATATAGACACTATCAGATCGCTAACCCGTGACGGCAGAATTCCTGGTATATTCCCAGAGCAACATTTTGTACAGAACATCAGACGCTTCTGCCGATTCTCCTCAGCTTCGTATGGATCAAACGCTTTGAAAGTGATGGGTGTGACGAGGCAAACGCAGGCTATTCCTCACCTGGAATCCGACAACCAGGAGCACTCTGATTTCTCGGTCCACACGGGACTACCAGCGTCGACAATCCTCTTGTCGTCGTTCGTTGATCCGGCGGGCGGAACCAATGCTGCCGGGGAGACTGACAGCGGTTTCCCTTTGGTTCATTATGTATGCCTGGACCATGCTTCAAAAGCCGTTGTTCTGACTCTCAGAGGCACGTGGGGATTTGAGGATGTTCTCACCGATATGACTTGCGACTATGATGACCTCGTATGGCAagggagaagctggaaagTTCACAAGGGCATGCATGCCTCGGCAAAGCGCCTTCTAATGGGAGGTGGCGGCAGAGTTATGATCACCATCAGGACCGCTCTTGAAGAGTTCCCAGACTACGGCGTAGTGTTGTGTGGCCATTCCTTAGGGGGTGGCGTTGCCGCACTTCTAGCCACTATGATTTCAGTTCCCAACAGCGAGCAATTTGGAACCTCGTTCGTAACCGCTACGCCTCAGTCTGCCGCACGGCGGATGCTCCTAGGGaacaacgacgacgaagacgaagagagCCGTCTTCCCTTCTACCTCCCAACTGGACGTCCAATCCATGTCTATGCGTACGGACCTCCGTCCGCTATGTCCCCATTTCTACGCCGTGCAACTCGTGGCTTAATAACGACGATCGTCAACGGCCAAGATGTAGTACCAAGTCTTTCTTTAGGCATCTTGCACGATATGCACGCAGTATCTGTCGCGTTCAAAAGTGACACCTCCGGAACTAAGTCGCATGTACGATACCGAGTTTGGGAAGGTCTAAGGCAAAGCATTGTTAACAAATTTTACGTCAACGAAACGCCCATGCTTCTGCACGCTGGCGATGGCCTCGGGGAAGACGCCTGGGCGTGGAAAACATTGAAGGCGCTTCGAGAAGAGATGTGTGCTCCCAAGTTGCTGCCTCCTGGAGAGGTCTTTGTGGTAGAGACGATGCGTGTTCTTCAACGCAATGCTTTTACGTCTGACTTTGGCGGAGACGGCTACCCGATGCTTGGTCGGCCTGCAACGAGGGTACAGTTGAAGTTTATCCGAGACGTCGAGTCCCTTTTTGGAGAGTTGAGATTTGGCTCCGGGATGTTTAGCGATCACAACCCAGCAAGATATGAGGCCAGTCTGGCGGCACTTGCGCAAGGTATCCTGGACGATTGA
- a CDS encoding lactate 2-monooxygenase, with amino-acid sequence MPENYGDFQTEIYGRGALMGLKPNVTTDPRLLEEQARKALGARSFNYVAGGAGEKATMDANRLAFRQWKLVPRMMKPMANQSLTVNLFGQEYPTPILMAPVGVQSLFHEDKETGLAEVCAEVGVPYILSTASSSTIEEVAEANGDGKRWYQLYWPQDDDVTMSLLKRAKENGFSVLVVTLDTWSLAWRPADLDNAYVPFIKGVGNQIGFSDPVFRAKFEKDQGFKVEEDIVGASRAWIGDVFSGKPHTWEQIAFLRKNWNGPIVLKGIQHAEDARLALKAGCDGIIVSNHGGRQVDGAIGSLDVLPEIVDAVGDKMTVLFDSGIRTGADIIKALCLGAKAVLVSRPIIYGLAVDGKQGAKQVMKGILAELWQSLSLAGICGIAECSRDNVKRVQYPGDLKAMM; translated from the exons ATGCCTGAAAACTACGGAGACTTTCAGACGGAGATCTATGGCCGTGGTGCTTTGATGGGTCTCAAGCCCAATGTCACCACCGACCCTCGTCTGCTTGAAGAACAGGCGCGCAAAGCTTTAGGAGCACGATCATTCAACTATGTCGCTGGCGGAGCGGGCGAAAAAGCAACCATGGACGCCAATCGGCTGGCATTCCGTCAATGGAAGCT AGtaccgaggatgatgaagccg ATGGCTAACCAGAGTTTAACTGTAAACCTCTTCGGCCAGGAGTATCCCACCCCCATCCTCATGGCCCCAGTGGGAGTTCAAAGTCTCTTCCacgaggacaaggagacgGGCCTTGCTGAAGTATGTGCTGAGGTCGGAGTTCCATACATCCTTAGCACAGCCAGTAGCAGCACTATTGAAGAGGTCGCCGAGGCGAACGGAGATGGGAAAAGATGGTACCAGCTCTACTGGCCCCAGGACGACGACGTGACTATGTCATTGCTGAAGCGCGCCAAAGAGAACGGCTTCTCTGTTCTTGTGGTCACACTAGACACTTGGTCGCTTGCATGGCGACCTGCAGATCTAGACAACGCCTATGTCCCGTTCATTAAGGGAGTCGGCAATCAGATCGGCTTCAGTGATCCTGTCTTTCGCGCAAAGTTCGAAAAGGATCAGGGCTTCAAGGTCGAAGAGGACATCGTCGGGGCATCCCGGGCGTGGATCGGGGACGTTTTTTCGGGCAAACCTCACACCTGGGAGCAAATTGCTTTCCTGCGGAAGAATTGGAACGGTCCAATTGTCCTCAAAGGCATCCAACATGCGGAAGACGCAAGGCTTGCTCTGAAAGCTGGTTGCGATGGCATCATTGTATCCAACCATGGAG GACGGCAGGTCGATGGCGCTATCGGCTCACTGGACGTGCTCCCTGAGATTGTGGACGCAGTAGGTGACAAGATGACCGTTCTGTTCGATTCTGGTATTCGGACTGGCGCagacatcatcaaagcacTCTGCCTAGGGGCCAAGGCAGTTCTAGTAAGCCGTCCAATAATCTACGGGTTGGCTGTGGACGGGAAGCAAGGAGCAAAGCAGGTGATGAAAGGAATACTCGCTGAGCTCTGGCAAAGTTTAAGCCTAGCCGGCATCTGCGGGATTGCTGAGTGCAGCCGGGATAATGTAAAGAGAGTTCAGTATCCCGGGGACCTAAAGGCAATGATGTGA